From the Lolium rigidum isolate FL_2022 chromosome 2, APGP_CSIRO_Lrig_0.1, whole genome shotgun sequence genome, one window contains:
- the LOC124688879 gene encoding pathogenesis-related protein 1-like, which translates to MASTNSWTLELESKVSAPRKFRAIAMDWHTLAPKLAPHIVESAHHVEGDGGVGSVRHYNCGSAIPFNVMKKKVEHLDVDKCECRYTLECDGVETSTWSIKMKPTANGGSVAKVECTSKGVQDKDMMLKAKDSAAEMFKNVEAYLIANPDAYN; encoded by the exons ATGGCCTCCACGAACAGCTGGACCCTCGAGTTGGAGTCGAAGGTGTCCGCTCCACGCAAGTTCCGTGCCATCGCCATGGACTGGCACACTCTGGCACCTAAGCTTGCCCCACACATCGTCGAAAGTGCCCACCACGTTGAGGGAGATGGCGGCGTCGGCAGCGTTCGACACTACAATTGTGGCTCAG CCATTCCCTTCAACGTCATGAAGAAGAAGGTTGAGCACCTTGATGTGGACAAATGCGAGTGCAGATACACCCTAGAGTGTGATGGTGTTGAGACGTCCACGTGGAGCATCAAGATGAAGCCAACGGCCAACGGTGGGAGTGTGGCGAAGGTGGAATGCACGTCCAAGGGCGTGCAGGATAAAGACATGATGCTCAAGGCCAAGGACTCTGCTGCCGAAATGTTCAAGAATGTTGAGGCCTATCTCATTGCCAACCCTGACGCCTACAACTAA